A region of the Drosophila subobscura isolate 14011-0131.10 chromosome J, UCBerk_Dsub_1.0, whole genome shotgun sequence genome:
GCTGGCGGCAGCCGGCACAGTTCTTCTGGGTCAGATTGTTTTGCTCCCACTCGGAAAAAACATGGCACTTGGGCCATGTCTCAATGGACGAGATGGTGCTGCGTGTCCAAGGCGTGATGGCCAACAGCTTGTGCTTGCAATTCTCCATGATGGTATCCACCACACGCACGCTGCCCAGGAAGTAGTCGTCTGAAAGAAtatgaaagaaaatattaagTATCAACGCCAAATAagagccacatccacatcttACCCTTTTCCCGTGTAATTTCTGAGAAGAAGCTCGGATCAAGGGCCTGCGATATCATGGTCTGAATGTAGATCTCAAAGTTATCCCTGTACGACAAATAATCCTCCATAATCTTCTCGATGAACTGCTCGGTGTCGTCGGCCAGCAGCTCCGACCGCATGAACTCCACAATCGTCTCTGTGTGGGAATGTACCTGCATGCGCACTGGTGCTTTGAGGTAGAGTTTCTTTGTTTCGAGATTCCATGAGGCGTACTAGTTGCAAAGTCAGAGAAAAGGTAAGTCTAGAATCGAGAATACGAGTGTGAATGCGAGCTTACCTTTGACATGTTGCGATAGAAGGTCTTTCCGTTCTGCCGGAAGGGCTCATATTTTTGCAATATGCACTTGGAGTCCACCTGCCAAATGGTGGGCCAGTCGTTCACTAGATCCGAACGCAGTACGATAAAGTCGCCCGTCTatgaaatataaaacagaaacatgTAGCATCAAGTTGGCTCAAGGCTGGCAGTGCCACCTACTTTAAAGTTctccgctgttgctgccgtgcCACCTGCCGCACTGCCATAGCCCACGTCGCCCACTCCGGACATATCCTGCTGTGGATTGTAGCCATCGCCAGCGGCTGGCATTTGCTGCACctgttgttgcacttgctggtgctggggcacCTGCTGCATCTGATGCAGCTGttggttgtgctgctgctgctgctgatgttgctgctggtgttgttgctgcatctGGGATGGATTCTCATAGGTGTTCTTGCGAGGCGTACCCTTGGAGCGTCGGGCAGCCTTACGCTTCCCATAGCCCTTGCCGGCATCATCGCTCTGCGTACAAAAGAGGATGGGGGGATGGTGGAGAATTACAGACACAAACGGACCACAATCAACACTTACATCATCCTCTTGTGGAGTCCAGACAGGATCCGTGTCCGAGTCAGTGAACTCGGCCTCCGGCTCGCCCACAGCACTGCTGTCCCCTCCGGCGGCAGTGGAATTCAATAGAAGAGCGTGCATACTGCTCTGCTTGGCCTTACGGGAGCACTGCTCGCGCCTCACAGGCACATTCAAGGGGTCTGTGAAGAGCACAAAAGTTCGGTTAGAAACATTGATCAGGGGAATGGAGGCCTTTGGTGGGGGAAGCATTTCCACGAACCAAAACGAACggaacgacgacaacaacatcaaaacaacaaccacaacaacgacgacaacacCACAATTATCCCAACAGCCCAAAAAGAGCAGTCGCCGGCGCACCAACACCTTTGCACCTTGCACCTTGCACCACAGCACCTCGCACCTGAACAGAGGACAGGACTCCGTCTCTCCCGATCACTGCCTGATCTTCTGTGCATTCGGTCGGTGGTCGTGGGCTTAcaatgtaaataataaaaatacacagtttatttgggtttttgtaaattaataatatttgttcATCTCGATTTCATCTCAAAAAtactttttacttttgttcATGCGattctttctcctttctctgtttcttcttctttttttctttctttttcttttaacaatttaaaagtgcgtattcctttttttttgttctttttcttttttgttttgtttttacatatACACAgcgtccttgtccttgtccatTGTTCACGTCTGGATCCCTATTGCCAGTCGTCTGTCgtcggttgttgttgttgttcttgttgttgttgttgttgtcggtgTTGTCTATTGTCGTGTCgtgtggtgcggtgcggtgttcggtgctgcggcggcagcggcagcggctagTGCTGCCATGGCCACAGTAGATTTATAAAATGATGAGGATTCGGCGCtggtgcggcggcggcagcggcagcagcggctgcggcagtggACGCCGGCGTTGGAGATGTCGCGATGGATGCCGCGCTCGCGTTCGCATTGGCTGAcgtgttgtggtggtggtggtggttgttgttgttgttgtagttgttgcatGGCGTGGAATTAGCGATAGTGGAGTGCTTATTGGAACTATGCTGTTGGTCAAGTAACATACCTTGACTGCCGCCAACGACTACGCCGACCCCAGCACCCGCTCCCAGCTGGGCGCAATGTTGCTGCACGAAATGCTGCGTGCCCAtcgactgttgctgctgctgttgttgttgttgctgctgctgctgggcgtaTGGCCGGAAGGAAGTCGGATCGGCGGGCTGCTGAATGACGGAGGAGGGCGTGGactcagcagctgctgccgcagccaccATTTGTGCATGCGGCCGCTTCTTGGGCAGTATTTGGGTCTGGGAGAGTATTTTGATGCGATGCCCGTCATCGCCGACCAGTCCGGTGAGTCCTTCCTGTCCCGTCTGATTGTCCCCAGGACCTCCAGCCCCCACCACTGTCTGCGACGTAGAAGCCTCTTCACTGCCGCCTCCAGGGCCGCCCTTGCCCTTACGCTTATACGGCGCCCGCGGATAATTCAGCTTGCGCGATGGCTTCACCACCGGCGGCGGATCGTCGTCCCTCTCGCCCTGCAAGAACTTCAGATAGCTGTCCATAAACTGCGTCTTCTTCTCGCCAATCATCGTGCCCACGCCAACCGGCTTCGGCGGCGGCTGGGCTGGTCTGTACGGCGCCGAGGCCGTGACGGGTGGACTTGAGGTCGGACCACCAGATGAATGGTGGCCATGCCCATTCGACGGGCAGGGCGACGGCTCCGGCGATGGAGTCTTGTTGGGATTGCGTATGCCAAAGTTTGTGTTGTTCGTCGATGAGTTGGTGCCGCGGCCATTGCTGGACGATGAGTTGGCAAACCCTTGCTTGGGTGCACTGCTGGCGTCTGCGAGGaagtccagctcctcctcaaTGTTAGGCACGATCACCTTATTGCTTGCgtccgctgccgccgccgcagcggcagccgcagcatcgTCCTCCTGCTGGGCAGCCTCGATTTtctcctgttgctgcagctggttctggtgctgctgttgctgctgctgttgttgctgctgttgctgctgcgtgtaggcctgttggtgttgctgctgttgcgtgtaggcttgctgctgctgctgctgttgttgctgctgctgttgctgctgctgctgctgcatgcacgCCGTGTATTGCGAGGCAATGGGCTGAGGGAAGGCTGGATAATATTGCGCCAGCTGGGTGAGATGTGATTGCGCCTGCGAGGACTGCAGATGGGCCGGCTGCGgcacgtgctgctgctgggtctggtgttgctgttgctgctgctgcgtctgctgtGGATATGTGGGTATGTTGATGGTGGCCGCCGGCGACACAGACGCCGCATTGTTCTCCGTCTTAAGCGGGGCATTCCACTTGTTGTTGAAGTCGTAGTACgtgttctgttgctgctgctgctgttgctgttggctgtgctgctgctgctgctgctgttggagctgaTGGTGCTGTGGCTCCTGGGGACTGCGCACATTGCTGTAGTCGCTGCTGGTCGCTATCAGCGTTTTCTTCGGCTGTCGCTTGCGCGGCGTCTTCGCTGGCTTCGGCGGCGGCTTGACCTCTTCCTGCAATTGAGCGAAAGAAAGACCTTCGATTAGGAtcctgttgcttttgtggcttaaAATGCTATCAAAGACGAGGCTATCAAAACATTGGACATGGCATTAGGGACAGCATAAAACAATTATACTCTGCACAAGCAGAGATCGGTCGGTCTCCACCTGGATCCAGATCCACCGCACTGAGCGTACCACATTCATTACATTACAGCATAACGTCACAGTTTCAGATCGGCCACAAGGCAGCTCAACAGTTCAACACAAAAAGATTAGCAGTTAGCAAAGCAGTTAAAGGaagcaaataaaagataaaaacagaaataatcCGAGAAAACTAAAGGGTGTATAGAAAAGTGTACTCTTCCACCAGCAAGTTACAAGCGAGTGTTAAAAGGAAAGCCCCAATTGTAAACAGAATATTTTATccattgatttaaatttgggagcaacagccagcaagAACGTCAAAGAAACCTTTATCTCATCAGCGAAACCAGAATAGTCATGCACACGATATGTATGTTGTCTTTGTATACAATGGAGAAACAAATGGATCATTGCTTTGTGTCTTAGAAATTCGAAAAGTATTTCAAGAGATGTCCGGGAAGAGTTCTGAAGCTCCAAAGAAAAGGTTCGGAGTGAAAAATAGTAAacaaaaagcgcaaaaaaataaacaaaataaaaaacaccaacaaaacgagcaaaacaaaaacggaaattaaacaaacaaacaaaaaaaacgattcggaaataaatagaaataagaAGATACAAACCTTTGGCACTACTTGAATCTGTGACGCTATGTTGCCGCTCGCTGGCGACATTATCATGTTGGCCACCACATGCTGGCGCCGGCCAGGGGCCTGCTCGTGCAGTAGGTGCTCCCCATCGACCACGCCGGACGGATAGAAGGTTTGCTTGATCTCCAGGCCTGGCGGCAAATTGAACACCAGATTCTCGCTGGCATCTCCTCCGCCAGGTTCGCccgccgttgccgccgccgcctcgctGGCATAGTCTAGATGCCGGTGCTCCTGTTTcacatgcagctgcagcacatttTTAATGTCCTCCTGGCTGCCTGTTCCCTCTTCGAGCTTCTCCCAGCAGAGgttctgttcctgctgctgctgctgctgttgctgctgcagcgtacTTTGTATCACAGATGAATAGGCCACCGTTGTGGGCGCCGTCGGGTGCTCAGACGAACCAGCGCCTGGCACATTCACCACCGATCGTCGCTGCCCTAGAGGCGCCGTCTTGTAAACAATCACTTGAGCCTGCGGCGTGCTGACCACGTCCACGGCATTTAAATTCGTGATGGGCGATCCGTCCGCCGAGCTGAGAGCTGGACTTGCATACTGTGCCGGATAGGATCCCCCCGAACTGGCGGCCCCGACTGGcacagccactggcactggactagcactttgctgctgctgctgttgctgttgctccatgTGGATCTGTTGGGCCTCCTTGCGCGTCAGCTTCACCTTCTGTCCATCCAGCGTGTAGTAGGTTTCTGTCTCTTGAATATCCTGCTGGAGGtggtggtgatgctgctgctggtgctgctgttggtgttgctgctgctgctgctgttgatgctgctgttgttgcagctgcgtCAGGTATATTAACTCGTTGTATGCCTTTATTTGCGCCTTGGCTTGTTGTTGGGTGTTTTCTTGCTTAATCTGCTAGACACGCAGGCGAGGACGGGGCACATAGAttgaatcggaatcggaaagttttggtttttggtttggtttttgcattttgattgtgATTTGAGAAACTCATGTGTTCATGGTTGGATTGGATAAGGCAAAAAGGTCTAATCTAGGCTTATATGGTAGGGTGGGATTAGATGGTTAGTAGAGCAGAATGACAAATAATGCGATTGGCGGAACTTCAGGCGGGAGTGAGAGATTCAGATTCGATTCAGAGATTCCGCTTCCGCTGAAgtccccaccccacacccagAGACGCAACTGATTAGGTAGAGATAAGGGGGGCCGGGCGGCTGTTACATATATGTCTTTATGTATGGTATGGTATTTTTTGGTATGTCAGTGAGAGATCAGTAAAGCGAGAGTAATGTAGAGGAGTCCTACTCACCACTTTCTCGGCCACCAggttcagctgctgctgctgctgttgctgggccgcctgctgctgttgttgctgctgctgctgctgggcctgctgctgctgcatggcaaGGAACGTGTTCGATATCATATTGGGCGTGTTCCAGGTCAGCGACGTTGAGGTCAGGGCTACGGTCGTCGGCGAAGGCGAGGCGCCGCTGGACGACGAGTTCTCGCCGTAATAGTTGGAGGCAACATTGTTgaccactgctgctgctgccgctgagaCGGCCGCCTGGTTTTGAAATGTGCTCAACTGCTTGTCCAGCGAGCTggggagctgcagctggcggtgCGGCGTGTTTGCCGCCGAGGAGGCATAGTGGGCGGGCTTCGGCTGTACACTGGCCGCTGCCGCATGATGATAGATCTGCTGGAATACTGGATTGTAGCTGCCGATCGGTGATGGTGGCACAAAGCTCCCCCCACTGGCCGCAGCGGCATTGAAGCTGGCAATGCTCGCCGCGGTTATCGTCGCCAAATGCGGGTGCTGGAAGTCCTCTGCCGTGCCGCCCGTGCTGCCAGCACTCGCCGGCACAATGCGGTTGTACGCATATGACCAGGGGCTGGAATTGGGATCCATGTGAAGGTAATGgctgttctgctgcttctactgctgctcGTAGTAGTAGTAACTAAAAAGCAAAGTCGAGATGTGTTTTTGTTAGTGGTTTCACTGTACCATTATCGGGTGGTGGGGGAAGGGGGTTTTCGTGTCTCCTATTAGCAGGTGGAAATGCTTTATTCGCGGGACTCCACTTCCCATCCACCACGCTGCTTCGatcaaaatatacacacaagtgtatttacatgtgtacatacaggcttatatgcatgtatgcatgaATGTGCCCGAAGGGAGCTACTTCTTTTGGCGTCGTCTGTATTTCGTGCATTTTTGCTTACACATAAATTAAGCCGCGCACGCAGGGTGGGGGGCAAacattgttttgtttcattgaGGAACGCACATTTTACTTGTTCAGGGGCGCACATTCATTGAAAAGATATGGCTTTTTCCAGAATTGCTCGATTTTTTTAGCACTTTGaatgttgtacatatgtatctatacatacacacatgcatgtgtatgtgcatgcgTGTGCCTGCGTTGTTGAGATTGAAAGATAGCCACACTAACTTGTCGTTGTCGTTACAGATTCGGGAGGCGCGAACTGCGTCGGGCcaacattatttttatatttaattatgcacTGCTTAATGCACAAGCTAAATTTTGGGTTCAATTTCAAACTAaactttttttcaattttgatgCATAACTTTTTTGTGGACAATCTCCAAAATGGCCGCTTCGATATCGAAAATATCGATGGTTTTTGAATGGGGCGATggtttttttatgcaaaatcgATGTTTCAGTGTTCGCAGCGATGGTTTTGAGATATTgatataaaattataattcaattGGATTGATTTCACTGATATTGGACACAtctataatataatataaacgAGCAGGAAATGGGACTCGATTCAATGTGTATGCCCAACATTTGGCGGATAATATGAACCTCTAGATCATGGGAATGTTGCCGAAGTGAACCAGTTCGCGACGCGAGTGTCTTTTGTTGTTATCGTCGTGCCAATTGATAAATGCATGTTTAGTTAAGAActttatgtttaatttatttgtaataatGAGGTAAGTTTAACCGGCGCGTCAAAACAATATAACCGGGCACGATAGCAGTTAATGTCCAGCAGCCAGGGCGTGTAGACACATTCGCATATGCCGACCACGAGTGTTGTAAAATGGTGGATTTGGGTGTTGGGCTGAGTGATTAAATTAGTTTTCCACTATTTTGTGACACTTTGTATGCTTTTatattgatttaaattattaagCAGGCCACGCACAAATTTGTTGTGATTTTTATaaactacagcagcagcaacaactctGTTCTATAACCGGGCGTTAATCAACACAGTGCGAGCTAGTTCGATAATTTTTCTGCGATATTTCGGGTGCTAATGACATTCATTTTACGTATTCATTGCtaaaagaaaaccgaaaaaacatATATTCTCCCCGGATTTCCTCTTAGTCATCCACATAtctgatttttgtttcgtACTGCAAACTTCAACGAGAGGTATGTAGCAATCTACAGTGGGTTCGCTGGCACATACTGTGTGGCCAGCTTGAGCCTGCCCTGCGTACGTGTAAATGGAGTGAGACGCCCACTAAATAATCAACATATTTTAGTTAAAAAAGAGATGGATTTCGGTGATGATTTCGCATTGAAGGAGGAAGTTGACCCAGCGGCAGAGTTCCTGGCACGAGAGCAGTCGGCTTTGGGAGATCTCGAAGCGGAAATCACAGGCGGCTCTAGCACGGCCCCAGATCCAGCCACAGTGGACGATGCTCTTGGGCTTGGTCTTGGTGGCCTgagtggtgctggtgctgagcTGGGCAGCGAACTGTCGGCGACCGGAGGCGGCCTCGAATCATCAACAGGCAGCTTCGAGGTGATCGGCGGCGAGTCGAACGAGCCCGTAGGAATTTCCGGACCCCCGCCCTCTCGGGAGGAACCAGAGAAGATACGCAAGTGGCgggaggagcagaagctgcgACTCGAGGAGAAGGATGTGGAAGAGGAGCGGAAAAAGGaggagctgcggcagcagTCGAAAAAGGAGCTGGACGACTGGCTGCGCCAGATTGGCGAATCGATTTCAAAGACGAAACTATCATCGCGAAATGCTGAGAAGCAGGCCGCTTCATTGGAAAACGGGACCATCGAGCCGGGCACTGAGTGGGAGCGCATAGCCAAGCTCTGCGACTTCAATCCGAAAGTTAACAAGGCGGGCAAGGATGTCTCTCGAATGCGTTCCATATACCTGCATCTCAAGCAGAATCCAATTCAGTTGCAGAAGACCACCTAAGTGTCAGCAGTCGACGCTATGGCTTTGCCTGCCAACTAGTTTTAATTATGTACTCGCCTAACCACACACATTGAGTTGAAtatgaaaaattattattgaaaagTATTCGCTGTATATTCCAATTATATGATAAAAAcattattattgctgctgaCAACAATTTGAGATCATGGTTCATGTTCATGTAATGAATGCAATAATGTGCACACAGTTGTCGTTTAAATtataactaaataaaaaaccaaaaccatcCAAAAATATCCTCAATCATTCCAGCGACACATCTCCCGATAAGGCAGTGGCGGAAGCAGCCAGCTCGAAGCGGCAGGACTACCTGCATTGGGACGACTACTTCATGGCCACGTCCCTGCTCTCGGCTAAGCGCAGCAAAGACCCTGTCACCCAGGTGGGCGCCTGCATTGTGGACCAGCAGAAACGCATCGTTGCCATTGGCTACAACGGATTCCCGCGCAACTGCAGCGATGATGAGTTCCCCTGGTCAAAGTGCACCGATTCCCTGGAGGACAAGAAGCTGTATGTGGTCCATGCCGAGGCCAACGCTATACTCAACAGCAATGGGGCCAGTCTGGTTGATACGACCCTCTACACCACGCTCTTCCCGTGCAACGAGTGCACCAAGCTGATAATACAAGTAATCCCCACTTTTACCCACTCCAAAAGTAACATTCTCTAACAACTTTCGTTTCTATTCGCAGTCGGGCATCAAGCAAGTGTTCTACATGTCGGACAAGTATGCCCATAAGAAAAAGTACCGCGCATCCAGGCGCATGCTCAACGCCGTTGGCGTGGTCTGTACCCGTCACGTGCCAGCCAAGAAGCAGATAGTCATTGACTTTGACGCCTTCCTCCAGGACGACGAATGAAACGCTCATTCTAATGACAAGACTATGATTATgcgaattgcatttaaattgttgatGTATAATTTGTTATAAGTAATTGGCCTTCTTTTAATTAGTGTGAATTTTTACAATAAAACTTTAGTCAAATGTTTACCGTAGTCCGATGGGATTTTTGTAACATTTCTCACTGGCATTTCTACAGTCTACGGATGGATTCATTGCTTACTATGGTTGGTTTTCTGGTGCACTCGTTGTAGATCCTGTGGTAGCTGGAGTTTCATCGGACGCTGCGGAGTTAGAACTAGTGGAAGACTCTGTTGGTTCCTGTGGACCACTTGTGGGTACTGTCGAACCTGGAGTTTCAGAAGATTCCTGCGGAACACTCGTTGTAGGTGCTGGGGTAGATGAAGCTTCAGAAGATGCTTCAGAGTTAGCATTTGTGGAAGACTCTGTTGGTTCCTGTGGGCGACTAGAACTTGTCGAAGACTCTGTGGGTTCCTGAGGAACACTGGATGTTGGAGTTT
Encoded here:
- the LOC117894773 gene encoding probable deoxycytidylate deaminase, which codes for MFNLFVIMSDTSPDKAVAEAASSKRQDYLHWDDYFMATSLLSAKRSKDPVTQVGACIVDQQKRIVAIGYNGFPRNCSDDEFPWSKCTDSLEDKKLYVVHAEANAILNSNGASLVDTTLYTTLFPCNECTKLIIQSGIKQVFYMSDKYAHKKKYRASRRMLNAVGVVCTRHVPAKKQIVIDFDAFLQDDE
- the LOC117894772 gene encoding clathrin light chain; its protein translation is MDFGDDFALKEEVDPAAEFLAREQSALGDLEAEITGGSSTAPDPATVDDALGLGLGGLSGAGAELGSELSATGGGLESSTGSFEVIGGESNEPVGISGPPPSREEPEKIRKWREEQKLRLEEKDVEEERKKEELRQQSKKELDDWLRQIGESISKTKLSSRNAEKQAASLENGTIEPGTEWERIAKLCDFNPKVNKAGKDVSRMRSIYLHLKQNPIQLQKTT